From one Nitrosococcus halophilus Nc 4 genomic stretch:
- a CDS encoding dihydrolipoyl dehydrogenase family protein translates to MTSASVPTKDRFDVLVLGGGTAGSNAAQAACEAGASRVGMIYTPEMFNTCVQEGCMPSKSVLASSTQGHPFSEAIYRKDVHLTRLARALKGKMQRAPYALIEGSARFLPGPEGVEVTHEGKVRHLCARNYVIATGAHAWVPPIEGLERLPSGQVLISDDIVGIETLLGEAPKRLLVLGGGPIGLELATFFARVETEVLVVDISGLLEPFDPEFGQARLRALRATPHMDALVPGELQSVTDTANGVLCRIAHKGTLLERCVDRLLIAIGRKPNIETLALENAHVRVENSTIWHDEHLQTSNPQIYVAGDVVNHHQILHYAAEMGRVAGINAARSEPTMAMDYQKNALAVTFDEYPSALIGLTEKEAKAQGYDVISATQDLSSLGVGILEDLPWGLWKLVADQAEGRILGSQIFGPSSAPELIHLLAPILYYRGTLQDIVHMTWYHPTYAELLRSLARKLCSETGIECPGA, encoded by the coding sequence CGCTTTGATGTGCTCGTGCTCGGCGGGGGTACCGCCGGCAGCAACGCGGCCCAGGCAGCTTGCGAGGCGGGCGCCTCCCGGGTGGGGATGATCTATACCCCCGAGATGTTCAACACCTGTGTACAAGAGGGCTGCATGCCTTCCAAAAGCGTGCTGGCTTCATCTACCCAGGGGCATCCATTTTCAGAAGCAATATACCGCAAAGACGTCCATCTTACCCGCCTCGCTCGCGCCCTCAAAGGAAAAATGCAACGGGCGCCCTATGCCCTCATTGAGGGGAGCGCGCGGTTTTTGCCGGGTCCTGAAGGAGTGGAGGTCACCCACGAGGGAAAAGTGCGGCATCTGTGCGCTAGAAACTATGTGATTGCCACCGGAGCGCACGCCTGGGTTCCGCCCATAGAGGGGCTTGAGCGCTTACCTTCAGGACAGGTGCTCATCAGCGACGATATTGTGGGCATAGAGACTCTCCTAGGCGAGGCACCTAAACGTCTGCTGGTGCTTGGCGGCGGACCCATTGGCTTGGAGCTGGCCACTTTTTTTGCACGGGTGGAAACAGAAGTGCTTGTAGTTGATATCAGTGGCCTCTTGGAACCCTTTGATCCAGAGTTTGGCCAAGCCCGGCTTCGTGCCCTGCGGGCCACACCCCACATGGACGCCCTGGTGCCTGGGGAACTCCAATCGGTGACCGATACAGCGAACGGAGTGTTATGCCGCATTGCCCATAAAGGCACCCTACTCGAGCGCTGCGTTGACAGGCTATTAATTGCTATCGGCCGGAAACCGAATATTGAGACCCTGGCCCTGGAAAACGCCCATGTGCGGGTAGAAAACTCCACTATATGGCATGATGAGCACCTCCAAACCAGCAATCCCCAGATCTATGTCGCGGGCGATGTGGTCAACCATCACCAGATACTGCATTATGCGGCGGAAATGGGCCGAGTGGCCGGTATCAATGCGGCCCGCAGCGAACCCACAATGGCCATGGATTATCAGAAAAATGCCCTAGCGGTTACCTTCGACGAATACCCTTCGGCCTTGATCGGCTTAACGGAGAAAGAGGCCAAAGCACAAGGATACGATGTCATCTCAGCTACCCAGGATTTATCCTCCCTAGGCGTGGGTATTCTTGAGGATCTTCCTTGGGGCCTTTGGAAACTGGTGGCTGATCAGGCAGAGGGCCGTATCCTGGGATCCCAAATTTTTGGCCCTTCTTCCGCACCGGAGCTGATCCATCTTCTGGCCCCCATTCTCTATTACCGAGGGACCCTGCAAGATATAGTGCACATGACCTGGTATCATCCCACCTATGCGGAACTCCTCCGCTCTCTAGCCCGTAAGCTCTGCTCGGAAACCGGGATTGAATGCCCTGGTGCCTAG
- a CDS encoding FAD-dependent oxidoreductase produces MPNIQKFDILIIGGGSGLTAAYYAGKDGKSVALVEQRSDALGGTCVNRGCIPTKGLIQSAEVMKTIREAEKFGIHLNQSSVQVDFKAIMDTIRKRRTDSADSIKSWVDGTFTPFYGRAHFMSDKVLEMEDGTRLTGDKIFIASGARPAIPPIPGLEKSGYWTNETVLEQDEQPDSLIILGGGYIGCEFGHFFATLGTRVTVIDHSECLLREDDDVRALFTQEFGNKVELLLETEATEAVRTEGQRGFIVKQKDGATRTLLAGGCTNNCVTGDL; encoded by the coding sequence ATGCCTAATATTCAGAAGTTTGACATCCTCATCATCGGAGGAGGCTCGGGCCTGACCGCAGCTTACTATGCCGGGAAAGACGGGAAGTCCGTGGCATTGGTGGAACAGCGGTCGGACGCCCTAGGAGGTACCTGCGTCAATCGCGGCTGCATTCCTACTAAGGGGCTTATCCAGTCGGCGGAAGTGATGAAAACGATCCGCGAAGCGGAAAAGTTCGGAATCCACCTCAACCAGTCGTCGGTTCAGGTAGATTTCAAGGCCATCATGGACACGATCCGCAAACGGCGTACCGACAGCGCCGACAGCATCAAGTCCTGGGTAGACGGAACGTTCACACCCTTCTACGGGCGGGCACACTTCATGTCCGACAAGGTCCTTGAGATGGAAGACGGCACTCGCCTCACGGGAGATAAAATTTTTATCGCCAGCGGAGCTCGTCCGGCGATTCCTCCGATCCCAGGTCTAGAAAAAAGCGGCTATTGGACCAACGAAACGGTGCTTGAGCAGGACGAGCAGCCCGACAGTCTCATTATTCTAGGCGGCGGCTACATCGGCTGCGAGTTCGGACATTTCTTTGCCACGCTGGGCACTCGGGTCACCGTGATCGATCACTCCGAGTGTTTGCTACGGGAGGACGACGACGTCCGGGCACTTTTTACGCAAGAATTCGGTAACAAGGTTGAGCTGCTCTTGGAGACCGAAGCAACGGAGGCGGTACGAACGGAGGGCCAACGCGGATTCATAGTTAAACAAAAGGACGGCGCTACGCGGACCTTGCTAGCCGGGGGGTGTACAAATAACTGTGTAACTGGTGATCTGTAA